A window of Streptomyces marispadix contains these coding sequences:
- the kdpF gene encoding K(+)-transporting ATPase subunit F has product MTAENIVGLVVAVALLGYLAFALLYPERF; this is encoded by the coding sequence GTGACCGCCGAGAACATCGTCGGCCTCGTCGTGGCTGTCGCCCTGCTGGGTTACCTCGCCTTTGCCCTGCTGTACCCGGAGAGGTTCTGA
- the kdpA gene encoding potassium-transporting ATPase subunit KdpA: MSPFLAGVLQLLALIAALALAYRPLGDHMAGVYSSTKHLRVEKWIYKAIGADPDVGMRWPAYLRGVLAFSAVSVVFLYLLQRFQGSLPGSLGFSSIDPDQAFNTAASFVSNTNWQSYYGEQAMGHVVQTGGLAVQNFVSAAVGISVAVALVRGFARSRTGELGNFWADLVRGTVRILLPVAAVAAIVLVACGAIQNFTGVHEAGQFTGGSQQWRGGAVASQEAIKELGTNGGGYFNANSAHPFENPGPFSNLFEIFLILVVPFSLTRTFGRMVGSLKQGYAILATMAVIWVGFTALMMWTEFHHGGPALDIAGGAMEGKENRFGVGSSSIFAVSTTLTSTGAVDSFHSSFTGFGGGITMLGMQLGEIAPGGVGSGLYGMLILAIIAVFIAGLMVGRTPEYLGKKIGTREIKLAACYILITPALVLCFTAASTALPTPAHSMTNSGAHGFSEILYAFTSGANNNGSAFAGLNADTQWFNTTIGLAMLLGRFLPMVFVLALAGSLAGQKPVPATAGTLRTEKPLFTGLLVGTIMIIAGLTYFPALALGPLAEGLAS; encoded by the coding sequence ATGAGCCCCTTCCTCGCTGGAGTGCTGCAGTTGCTTGCGCTGATCGCGGCGCTGGCTCTGGCGTACCGTCCGCTCGGCGACCACATGGCCGGTGTCTACTCCTCCACCAAGCATCTGCGGGTGGAGAAGTGGATCTACAAGGCCATCGGTGCCGATCCCGATGTCGGGATGCGCTGGCCCGCGTATCTGCGCGGGGTCCTGGCCTTTTCCGCCGTGAGCGTTGTCTTTCTCTACCTGTTGCAGCGTTTTCAGGGCAGCCTGCCCGGGTCGCTCGGCTTCTCCTCCATCGACCCGGACCAGGCGTTCAACACCGCCGCGTCCTTCGTGTCGAACACCAACTGGCAGTCGTACTACGGCGAGCAGGCCATGGGGCACGTCGTGCAGACCGGCGGCCTGGCGGTGCAGAACTTCGTCTCGGCCGCTGTCGGCATCTCCGTCGCAGTGGCCCTCGTACGGGGCTTCGCCCGGTCCCGCACCGGCGAGCTGGGGAATTTCTGGGCGGACCTGGTGCGCGGCACCGTCCGTATCCTGCTCCCGGTCGCGGCGGTCGCGGCGATCGTGCTGGTCGCCTGCGGCGCCATCCAGAACTTCACCGGCGTCCACGAGGCCGGACAGTTCACGGGCGGCTCGCAGCAGTGGCGGGGCGGCGCCGTCGCCTCGCAGGAGGCGATCAAGGAGTTGGGCACCAACGGTGGCGGGTACTTCAACGCCAACTCCGCCCACCCCTTTGAGAATCCAGGGCCGTTCTCGAATCTGTTCGAGATCTTCCTGATCCTCGTCGTCCCGTTCTCGTTGACCCGCACTTTCGGCAGGATGGTCGGCTCGCTGAAGCAGGGGTACGCGATCCTCGCCACGATGGCCGTCATCTGGGTCGGCTTCACCGCGCTCATGATGTGGACCGAATTCCACCACGGCGGCCCGGCGTTGGACATCGCCGGCGGTGCGATGGAGGGCAAGGAGAACCGTTTCGGAGTCGGCAGTTCGTCGATCTTCGCAGTCTCCACGACGTTGACCTCGACCGGGGCGGTCGACTCCTTCCACTCCTCCTTCACCGGCTTCGGCGGCGGCATCACCATGCTGGGCATGCAGCTCGGCGAGATCGCCCCCGGAGGTGTGGGCTCCGGCCTGTACGGGATGCTGATCCTGGCGATCATCGCGGTCTTCATAGCGGGCCTGATGGTCGGCCGTACGCCCGAGTACCTAGGCAAGAAGATCGGCACCCGCGAGATCAAGCTGGCGGCCTGCTACATCCTCATCACCCCGGCGCTGGTGCTCTGCTTCACCGCCGCGTCGACGGCCTTGCCCACACCGGCCCATTCGATGACCAACTCGGGTGCGCACGGCTTCTCCGAGATCCTCTACGCCTTCACCTCGGGAGCGAACAACAACGGCAGCGCCTTCGCCGGTCTGAACGCGGACACCCAGTGGTTCAACACCACCATCGGTCTCGCGATGCTGCTGGGCCGCTTCCTGCCGATGGTGTTCGTGCTGGCGCTGGCCGGCTCGCTCGCCGGACAGAAGCCGGTCCCTGCCACGGCGGGCACGCTGCGCACCGAAAAGCCGCTCTTCACCGGCCTGTTGGTCGGCACGATCATGATCATCGCTGGTCTGACGTACTTCCCGGCGCTGGCGTTGGGGCCGCTCGCCGAAGGTCTGGCGTCATGA